Proteins encoded by one window of Triticum aestivum cultivar Chinese Spring unplaced genomic scaffold, IWGSC CS RefSeq v2.1 scaffold183297, whole genome shotgun sequence:
- the LOC123175950 gene encoding very-long-chain (3R)-3-hydroxyacyl-CoA dehydratase PASTICCINO 2A-like, whose protein sequence is MAAVKRAYLAAYNWAVFFGWAQVLYFAVEALLRSGHEAVYAAVERPLQLAQTAAVLEILHGLVGLVRSPVSATLPQIGSRLFVTWGILWSFPETRTHILVSSLVISWSITEIIRYSFFGTKELFGSAPSSLLWLRYSSFLVMYPTGISSEVGLIYIALQFIKASEKYCIRMPNKWNYSFDYFYASILVLLVYVPGSPHMYTYMLGQRKKALAKSKTA, encoded by the exons ATGGCGGCGGTGAAGCGCGCCTACCTCGCCGCCTACAACTGGGCCGTCTTCTTCGGATG GGCGCAGGTGCTCTACTTCGCCGTGGAGGCGCTGCTCCGGTCGGGGCACGAGGCCGTGTACGCCGCCGTCGAGCGGCCGCTACAGCTCGCGCAGACCGCCGCCGTCCTCGAG ATCCTTCACGGGCTGGTCGGGCTGGTGAGGTCGCCGGTGTCGGCCACGCTGCCGCAGATCGGGTCGCGCCTCTTCGTCACCTGGGGCATCCTCTGGAGCTTCCCCGAG ACCAGGACACACATCCTGGTGAGCTCCCTGGTCATCAGCTGGTCCATCACCGAG ATTATTAGGTACTCTTTTTTCGGCACGAAAGAGCTGTTTGGATCTGCCCCATCATCGCTTCTATGGCTTAG GTATAGCTCATTCCTAGTCATGTACCCAACCGGCATCAGCAGCGAGGTTGGTTTGATATATATTGCATTGCAGTTCATCAAG GCATCAGAGAAGTACTGCATCAGAATGCCCAACAAATGGAACTATTCATTTGATTACTTCTATGCATCAATCCTGGTACTCCTAGTTTACGTCCCAG GAAGCCCACATATGTACACCTACATGCTTGGGCAGCGTAAGAAGGCGCTTGCAAAGTCAAAGACCGCGTAA